A single region of the Thermotoga profunda AZM34c06 genome encodes:
- a CDS encoding DMT family transporter, which produces MSFSVVIAGIGISMIFGFSFLFTKNALDFVSPMNFLVYRFFVASGVFLLLLSFKIIKIERKPYWKLWKLVLFQPILYFIFETYGVDKINSSEAGMIIALIPIVVNVLSVFILKEKADSLHYVLISIGFLGVLLIVGFNLSVENLFGKVLMLLAVLSGSMYTILSRKLSKEFKPQEITFFMMISGFLFFGLINLFMNQFKIVFNFQVFTSALYLGVLSSAGAFFLLNYMVKKVSPTLTTVFSNLTTVVSVIAGVIFRREIIEIQQIIGMMLILSSLFMITLRGHRAVKSVENTLK; this is translated from the coding sequence ATGAGTTTCAGCGTTGTCATTGCGGGTATTGGTATTTCGATGATCTTTGGTTTTTCTTTTCTTTTTACCAAAAATGCACTTGATTTTGTATCGCCGATGAATTTTCTGGTTTATCGCTTTTTTGTTGCTTCTGGGGTCTTTTTGCTATTGCTGAGTTTTAAAATAATCAAAATTGAAAGAAAACCCTACTGGAAGCTTTGGAAGTTAGTTCTTTTTCAACCAATACTTTATTTCATCTTCGAAACCTATGGTGTTGATAAAATAAATTCTTCGGAAGCTGGTATGATCATTGCTCTAATACCAATTGTTGTCAACGTGTTATCGGTGTTTATTTTAAAGGAAAAGGCAGACTCATTACACTATGTTTTGATATCAATTGGATTTCTTGGTGTACTTTTGATCGTTGGTTTTAACCTCTCGGTGGAAAATCTTTTTGGAAAAGTTCTGATGCTTCTGGCAGTTCTTTCTGGTAGTATGTACACAATTCTCTCAAGAAAGTTATCAAAGGAGTTCAAGCCACAGGAAATCACCTTTTTTATGATGATCAGTGGTTTTTTGTTCTTCGGTTTGATTAATCTTTTCATGAATCAATTCAAAATAGTCTTCAACTTCCAAGTCTTTACGAGTGCTCTGTACCTTGGCGTACTCTCTTCTGCCGGTGCATTCTTTTTATTGAATTACATGGTGAAAAAAGTTTCACCTACTTTGACAACTGTTTTTTCAAATTTGACAACAGTTGTCTCTGTGATTGCAGGTGTGATTTTTAGAAGAGAAATAATAGAAATTCAACAAATAATCGGGATGATGTTGATTTTATCATCACTTTTTATGATAACTCTCAGAGGACACAGGGCTGTAAAATCTGTCGAAAATACTCTTAAATGA